A window of Streptomyces armeniacus contains these coding sequences:
- a CDS encoding PQQ-dependent sugar dehydrogenase, which translates to MAITPRIPTGGRPATAAGAAVSAALCGVLLLASCTAPGSGPPQTSDTGPRPSVRPDGADRITRGLVPGEVTRIASGLDMPWGLAFLPDGSALVSERASGRVLRVRQGEKPAVVGTVPGVEVSAEGGLLGLAVSPSFQEDRTLYASVSSAATNRIVALRVARDLRSLRQDRVLIDGIDTADRHHGGRLRFGPDGNLWIGTGDAFSPRNAADDDSLNGKILRIRPDGSVPPDNPSGTAVYSSGHRNVQGIAFGADGTAYASELGHRTWDELNVLRPGRDYGWPESEGSRGAHGERPLFVLHPDDASPSGIAVAGGAVWMGALGGQRLWRLPVDEGRADGRPVAWFTERYGRIRTVEAAPDGSLWITTSNTDEATWGGTDPRPGDDLILRVALVPAS; encoded by the coding sequence ATGGCCATCACCCCGCGGATCCCCACGGGCGGACGCCCCGCGACCGCCGCCGGTGCCGCCGTCAGCGCCGCCCTCTGCGGCGTCCTGCTGCTGGCATCGTGTACGGCGCCGGGAAGCGGTCCGCCGCAGACGTCCGATACGGGCCCGCGCCCGTCCGTACGGCCCGACGGCGCGGACCGGATCACCCGCGGCCTGGTCCCCGGGGAGGTCACCCGGATCGCGAGCGGCCTGGACATGCCCTGGGGCCTGGCCTTCCTCCCGGACGGTTCCGCCCTTGTCTCCGAACGAGCCTCGGGGCGGGTCCTGCGGGTCCGGCAGGGCGAGAAGCCGGCGGTCGTCGGCACGGTGCCCGGTGTCGAGGTGAGCGCCGAAGGCGGCCTCCTCGGGCTGGCGGTCTCACCGTCGTTCCAGGAGGACCGCACCCTCTACGCATCCGTGTCCTCCGCCGCCACGAACCGCATCGTGGCCCTGCGCGTCGCGCGCGACCTGCGCTCACTTCGCCAGGACCGGGTCCTCATCGACGGCATCGACACCGCCGACCGGCACCACGGCGGGCGGCTGCGCTTCGGGCCGGACGGCAACCTCTGGATCGGCACCGGCGACGCCTTCTCGCCTCGGAACGCCGCCGACGACGACTCGTTGAACGGCAAGATCCTGCGGATACGCCCCGACGGGTCCGTCCCGCCGGACAACCCTTCGGGTACGGCCGTCTACTCCAGCGGTCACCGCAACGTGCAGGGCATCGCGTTCGGAGCGGACGGCACGGCCTACGCCTCCGAACTCGGGCACCGCACCTGGGACGAGCTGAACGTCCTGCGCCCGGGGCGCGACTACGGATGGCCCGAGTCCGAAGGCTCCCGAGGCGCTCACGGTGAGCGCCCGCTGTTCGTGCTGCACCCTGACGACGCGTCACCTTCCGGTATCGCCGTCGCGGGCGGTGCCGTCTGGATGGGCGCGCTCGGCGGGCAGCGCCTCTGGCGCCTCCCCGTCGACGAGGGCCGTGCGGACGGCCGCCCCGTCGCCTGGTTCACCGAACGGTACGGACGCATCCGCACGGTGGAGGCGGCCCCGGACGGTTCCCTGTGGATCACGACGTCGAACACCGACGAAGCGACCTGGGGCGGCACCGACCCCCGGCCGGGCGACGACCTGATACTCCGCGTCGCACTCGTACCGGCCTCCTGA
- a CDS encoding DUF1097 domain-containing protein produces MTSQETIAERPAHEGFVAFTAIAAAVAAAAAFGSAALGLQPWAMFAGWVAWFTRPASARLGVHAVVCLWLGMVLAVVGHLIVEAASPFAGDLALPLAVAVLATVAVGLRTTPVLDNMLAWFLGLVAFFAAEPENVLTGLLTLFAATGLGACAGFACGRLQHRFAS; encoded by the coding sequence ATGACGTCTCAGGAAACCATCGCCGAACGCCCCGCCCACGAAGGGTTCGTGGCCTTCACCGCCATCGCCGCGGCGGTGGCGGCGGCCGCCGCCTTCGGCAGCGCGGCCCTCGGCCTGCAGCCGTGGGCCATGTTCGCGGGGTGGGTGGCGTGGTTCACGCGGCCCGCCTCCGCCCGGCTCGGCGTCCACGCCGTCGTATGCCTGTGGCTGGGCATGGTGCTCGCCGTCGTCGGTCACCTGATCGTCGAGGCGGCGTCACCCTTCGCGGGCGACCTGGCGCTGCCCCTCGCGGTGGCCGTCCTCGCCACGGTCGCGGTGGGCCTGCGCACCACACCCGTGCTCGACAACATGCTGGCCTGGTTCCTGGGCCTCGTCGCGTTCTTCGCCGCGGAGCCGGAGAACGTACTCACCGGACTGCTCACCCTGTTCGCCGCCACCGGTCTCGGCGCGTGCGCCGGGTTCGCCTGCGGGCGCCTGCAGCACCGGTTCGCCAGCTGA